TCTTTTAATATTAATAAATACAAATAGGTGCCTTCAATTATGCTGCTATCATGCAACTGTACGGTTGACTGATTTTTCTTGTCTGACCCTTATTCCAGGCTCTTCTGCGGGCATCAGTTGCTTTGGAATTGTTCAGAATCGTTTGCTATCATGTATACTAAGTGCGTAACTACTTTGGGGAAACATGCTAGGATTTGGAGTGCCATGGCTTCCAATCTTAAAAATCAGCCGTGAATGGTTTTCAACAAGAAACTTCATGCTCACAAAGAGGTGATTCACTGTTTTATTTGTTCCATTTCATATTCACATCACAGAAGCATGAATCCCTCCCCTCTTCATTTTCCTGAACAATGGTTAGTGTACCTTTTGCTAGAGTTATGGAGATCAGGAGTAGAAATTTTATTAGTTTGTGCTCCGGGAGGAATTGCAGCTGCGGACAATTAGATGATTGCCATGGAGGCTTGCAGAACCAGTGGTTACCTTGGCTGTGGCCTGCGAGGGGTGTGGCTTGCTGAAAAATAGGCTTTTTTTGGTAGCTCCAGGTATACAGGTATTACATTTGAAATGAAGCTTTTAATGTCATTTTTTTTTTCACATCTGAATGATTCTGAATGTATCCAAGTCTATTCTCTACAAGTCAGATTCTTGATTCCTCTAAATTTGCCTTATTTGAAACACACAAAATCAATATCATAGATAAATAAAATATTCCAGGTAAGTTTCCATTCATAGGATCATCAGCTCCATTCTCTTTGGTCGTAATGCTAGGCTGCAGGTTGATATCTTCATTGGTAGTCTACCAGGTTCTTCAATTCTTTCTTAAGTTCTCTATACTGAAGCAGCTAGGATGGCAAGGCATTTCGTTGAAGCTCTCACCTTGATAATAGTTATATGATGtctactatgtgttttgcttaggTTTGTCATGGAAGTACTCTCTGTTCTCTAACTTTCTCAGTCGATGCAAATGTAAGTTTCTTGAGTGAAGTCAAGTTTGCTTAGTGATATGCATATCTTTGTCACTGAGGATCGGTCTAAAAAAGTAAAAGAGTGAAGATCAGTTTCAGTCAGTGACAAATAACGTGAAATCATACATGGCAAACTAACAAGCGATACATCGTGTCGTGTCCCAGTCCTACTGTTCATTACCAATTACACTGTTTTTCTGACAATCAAAGCTCATATTTTACATAAAAATGGTTATATATTCCTGTCAATCCTGCATAGATGCACTTCTATTCTGATAAATGGGCTATTCGCTTTAAAAGTAAGATTCCCTTGGTAGCTTCACTTCAGTTGTATCTCCGTACATACATGAGTGTTTCTTCCTTCCATTTACATGAGAGCAAAATAAGGCATGTCAAGTTAAATCTTTGATACATTGTACGTGTTAACTGAAAGAGAAATTCTAGATGTGTACTTCCGGCCCTTTGTGTGATTGTTCTATGGTGAGGCTGCACCTCTTTTGTTGTCTTACGCGTGATGTACTTGGTCATGTCACAGCTCTTAGTTTTTTGAATATAGCGTCTGTCTACCAGTTGTTTCATATTCCTGGTTGTTTCTTTTGATAATTCTGTGAATTCTTCCGATATTGGTTGTCCCTTAATATAGCACGCTTCTATATGCCAGTCGTTTGATATTTAATTAAGTAAGGAATTGTCAGGCTACTTGGAAGGAGTTCGTGTGATGTCTAACCAAGTTCAGCAAGTTGCTGGAGCTGCGCTAGAGCCTGCTGTTTCAATGAACACCTATAACCTTAAAAAGACTCTTACAGAGGTTTATGATGCTATAGCAAAACTGCAGCAACTTACTGATGCAGTCAGTCTCTCCTTACAAAAGTAAGGCACGTATCCATATTATGTTGAGTCCAGTTCAACACAAAATGGATATTCTGCTGATGATATGGATGGTGAGTATAACAACTACTATTAGACGAGCTCTGTCGACATGCACCCGCCATAGGGGCTAATAGTGCTTAGACGTTGTGGCGTACCTTGCCTTCCTCTATCATGATCAATGTTGCTATGCATAATATATGTTACCAAGTAGCCATCTTGGTAAGCTATCAACAATAAATTGCAATCAATGATGAATAATATATGTTGTACTTGCTTAAGCCACTTTTTATGTTGCGTATTCTATTTGAATATGctatgtactccctctgtaaactaatataagagtgtttagatcactattttagtgatctaaatgctctcatattagtttacggagggagtaataacCACTTAAACTTCCATCAACAGTTTTTCTAAATCAGTATGTGTCTGTGTGCTTGTTATTAATTCGAGTTTATTATACTTTGTGCTAATGTCATGGCAATCAAGGGATTGGACAGTTCGATTCCACAGGTGGCTTCTCACCAAACCAGGTTGCCGTAGACACCATCGGCTTCAATCTCATGGACGGCGAGGTAATTTTTTCCTAACACCTATTCATCTTTGGTCAAATGCTGCCACCGAGCTATTTAGGCAATAGCCATATTAATGTTTGTTTCGATCAATTCACTGTATTTCTGTCATTTCAAAACTATTACCTGTATGTGTGTGAAAAGAAACCAGATATACATGGCTTAAGATGGAGGCTTGCACACTCAGGGTAGGTGGTCAAAGCCCTCTTCTATTGTTGTGGCACTGGTGAGCTTGCACGGAGTAGCAGCCTGGAGAGGCGGCCGACGGTGCACTTGTGAAGCAACAATAAACACGTCTCATGCCAACACGCCAAGATGAGCTTCACCCAATCCctctctctgtatatatgcaaGCTTGTGTGATGTGCTCTGCTTCCTCCTCCCTTTTTTTAATTAATGGATCTCTCACTGAGCAGAGCATGTTGTTTAGGTTGGCAGCATAAATGATATAGCTAAGTTATCTTCACCAAAGACAGGTTCATCCTATTGCTTGCCTCAGTATTCCATAGATTATCTGCCATGTATGCCTATTGCTTTCCTAACTTGGTAAAGTTCCTCAGATTTTGGTATGTGCATTTGGGCCTTTTTGCCCTTCTTGTTCAAGAAAACAGGATCCTGATGAATGTAATGATGTTGGACAAAGGGCGATTTCTCATGATTGGGAGAGCCTTGCTGATTCATTTCGACCACAGTACCAGAACCCAGGTTGTACAACACCACGCTGTAGTTTTGTTGCTTAGTAGAAAGTCACTTACTTGTTTAGATGATGAGAAGTCAATCACTTAGTCGTTGCAGATGTTAACTTATGATAGGAAAATACTTGTTGCTAGATAATACTAGAAATAGGAACTACAGTATGACTAGCATTCTAGCTGACAATACATCATAAGTCATGCTGAACTTTCCTTGACATGCCTTTGGTTCCTACATGTTGTTGCATTTTTCTGATAGTGTCATGTCTCTGTGGACACAGGTGAATGCAGTTGACTCTTGAAGATCGAGGGCACCAAAGACATATGCCGAGGCCGTCCATCGACAACCTACCCAAGGTCCGGATTCATCGAGGAGTACAACAGGAGACGCTGTCGGCTGCCTGCAGGTCTGGAAACCACACAATATCTCTCAAACCCACTATCCCCTAATTGATGAATCTCCATGCTCAGTTGGGCTACAGCTAATTTATCATCGTTTCATCTTATTCTATTATGCAAACATCCTGTTTTTCAACAAGAGAAAGAatattactccctctgttcacttttataaggccttgaagacatttcagacaggGTGCAAAGTAGCTCATTTTCAGCTGTCTGAAATGACTTATAAAAGTGAACGGAGAGAGTAAGAAATTTTGTTCATTTTGTTGTAGCAATAGCGACTGTATGAACAGCAGTACTGTGTTTTGGCCGGTTGTTCTTGTGTCTTCTGGCCATGTGCGCTTTACCGCTTTGTTCCAAAAAAACCTGGAATGTTTGTTCTGCTGGTACTGCTCTCTGGCTAGGACATTTTTCTTTGAATAACATAAATGAACCTAATATTGCTTAATATGTTATATCACATTTTGTATTGATGTACTTGTGCACACCATCTGGATGCTTTGAAAGGTTTTACCTTGCTTTCTTTTGATTTGAGTTGTCTTTATGTCAAACACTATTTGTTTTAATAGATTTAATATTTGAAGTGTCATAATTAATTTTATTTGGCATGGCTTGCATGGTATAAATACATACTATAAGAACCCATTTAGAGTTTAAATGTCAGCAAGTTCTACTACCTTTTTCCGTTTGCTTTGCATAGTTTCTAATACATTTATGGCTGATTTGAAGTTTGCACATGTGATGCTCTCTATATAAGCTATGCATTTGTAGTTGGATTCTCTATAGAGCTGAAAATTACACTCGAAACTATCTATTTTTATGATACATGGTCGTGTAACTGTGGATGGAAATCGAGTTAAGGTAAAATGGAAAAGGGATAAGAAATGCAATTTCTATGAGCGAAATCATCCTGAAACATATGGTCGTTTATTATTTATGCTTCTATGGTAGTGAGATCAGTTAGTAATGTTACACATAATTATTTTTTCCAGCTGTGCCCCTCACTCTGTTGAGCATGTTTTTGTTGCACCGGTTAGTTGTTAAAGTGCATGTATTTCAGCCCATCATCAGGTTTCCACTATTGTACATTTCTCTTGCTACTTTGTTGTCTAAATTATATTTTAGGAAACTATTTGAACTCTTCAGCGGGCCATTTGCTCTATGTTGTTTCTCTTTAGGAATTAGGAGTTTCTTCACGATGCCACTTCCCACCTCGAAAGGCGTCGATGTCGGCGATCCAGTTTATGTTCTGCATGCATCACTTCTTCAAATGAAACCCCAACCTGAGCAAGGTCATGGTAGATTAGATGATAATGTATTTGTCTTATGTGCGTGTGTGTCAGAACAAGTGATCTATTAGTTGAGCATTATGTAAATTAGACTTGGCAATAAAGCTTTGACAAGTGTATTTGCTGTCTTATTGTACAGTTTATTACTATCCAAATTATTCTTTGTAAACCAACTCAAAAGCTGTGAATCGATGATTGCATTTGCTAAGACAATTTTGAAATATTTTATTGGGTCTATGTTTATTATTTTGGCCCTTTTCCAAGCTGGATTGCACCATCCATTGCCTCTGGCATGTGCCATGTTTTTCAAAATTATGCTCCTCTATTGCCTGGTGGTTTTTACTGCTGTCCATGGATATAACTTTTGCCAACCATGAAGAGTTGCTTAGACAATGAAGTAATTTTCAATACCAATGACACATGCAACAATGATTCTACCTAATGTTCATCAGTACTGTAAATGAGCTGTCGTAAACTCATTCGCCTTTTGAGCCATCATCACAATGGGTCTATGTATGTAGTTTGCTACTCATTTCATGCTTTTCTTAGAACCGTAATGTAACAATTTCATATCTTTTGTGCCTAAATATTCTAACGTGCATGGTTTGAAAACTTGAATTTCCCTCAACCTTTGTGCCATCGTAAGCTTCTTAAAACATTATGTGTTATCACTAAGTATCTATCTACCAGTAGTAAGTATTTATTATTTCGATCTGTGTGAATTTTCCTATCACCACTCTTACAATACTTGGCTTGTTGTCGCCCTTTGCGCCATTGGCGCAACGGGTCATCTagtaataataaatctcggatgacaagactttctcaaaacaattatAATATGATATagcaagatggtatctcgctagccctttctgagaccgcaaaacataaatgcagagcacctttaaagattaaggactgactagacattgtaattcatgataaaagagatccaatcatagtcatacccaacatGAACTTTTTTAGAGTTCATCCTTGGTGCATTGCTAATGTGTTTGTTACTTAATTTATAGGTTAATAAAATGTCCAGTGGGCACATATAAATGCTTTTTTACCTACTGTCTTGTATATATGTTTGAAAATGATTGCTGCTAGCTGTTAATTTTACCTAAACAGAGAAGCTACTGTTAATAATGCCCCAGATTCAGAAAACATGCTGATCACGACTAGTATAATTAAGCAAGATATGCATGCATCCTATATATGTCAGGATGTTTAGCTGTTTACAATGGTTTAGTGATGAATCTAATTATAGTAAAGTAATGCACACACCCCTTCCAATTAGAAACAGTCTGAAAAAACGAGTCATGTGAAAAAACAGAACACCAGGTGTGATACCTCCTAGATAACACTAGTTGATATATCAAGAAGATGAGATCAGATTCCCCACTAATTAACTGCTGGTACTAGCTAGAATTTTGCACTCAAAAGCAAAAGCTACAATTTCAAGATAAAATCATCTCAAACTTAACTTGTTTCACCCCTAAAACATGCATataatatactccctctgttccaaaatataagtaTTTGTAGTGATTTCACTATGAAGCACATACGGGTATATATAGATGcatttagagtgtagattcactcattttgctttgtatgtgGTTCATAGTAGAATCTCTTCagagacttatatttaggaacggaggaagtatacGGGGAAGGAATTAACAAGTGTGTACAAATTCTAATTGGTGTCGTCGCCGATGGCAACGACTGAAGCTGCTGCAGGAGGTGCTGTGGCCTTGTACTTGTACCACTTTGCAATCCAGAGGTAGACGAGGAAGTTGAGGGCGCTGAGCACGGCCAGCACCCAGTAGAAGTAGTCGAGGTGCCCCCGGTTGAGGTTGTCATCCGGGATCCACCCGAGGCCGCCGTTCCTGGTGGAGATGGCCGTCACGATCACCACCAGCAGCGTGCTCAGGTAGTTGCCCAGCGCGTTGGACGTGAGCGACAGCGCCGACCCCATGCTCCTCATGGCGTCCGGCGACTGGTCGTAGAAGAACTCGATCTGCCCCACGAACGTGAACACCTCCGCCGCGCCCACGATGAAGTACTGCGGCACCTGCCAGAAGATGGACATGGGCAGGTACTCCTTGGAGTCCAGCATGCCGTGTGtggcggcgacgtggagcctGACAACCTCCAGCaccccggcggccaccatggaGAAGATGGATATCACCAGGCCGATGCCCATGCGCTGCAGCTGCGTGAACCCGCGCGGGTGGCCCGTGATCCGGCGTGCGGCGGGGACGATGAGCCGGTCGTAGGCGAGCGCCCACACGATGACGGCGATGGTGT
The genomic region above belongs to Triticum urartu cultivar G1812 unplaced genomic scaffold, Tu2.1 TuUngrouped_contig_10331, whole genome shotgun sequence and contains:
- the LOC125526504 gene encoding protein NRT1/ PTR FAMILY 8.2-like, whose translation is SVVRLLPVWASGIVMSAVYSQMSTMFVLQGNTLDPRMGASFKIPAASLSIFDTIAVIVWALAYDRLIVPAARRITGHPRGFTQLQRMGIGLVISIFSMVAAGVLEVVRLHVAATHGMLDSKEYLPMSIFWQVPQYFIVGAAEVFTFVGQIEFFYDQSPDAMRSMGSALSLTSNALGNYLSTLLVVIVTAISTRNGGLGWIPDDNLNRGHLDYFYWVLAVLSALNFLVYLWIAKWYKYKATAPPAAASVVAIGDDTN